Below is a window of Vibrio fortis DNA.
ATGTAAGAAGAATCGCAACGGAAGCAAAACTTCGAGCGATTCACGCCTCGACCTTGGCAGGTGTTGTCGACATTTATGTCAGTGCAGACGCGACTCCAAGTTCTGACGACGTCATTTTGGAAGACATTCCTTATAAAGGTGACAGCGGTTTGCTACCCGTGATGCCGGGCACGGTATACATCATGATTACACCAGCCAACACGCCTAGTACTGTCGCTATCGGGCCTGTAATGCTCAATCTCACTGGCGGCTCTATCACAACGCTTGTTGCGATTGATGACCCTGTCGCACCCACCAGCGTATCCGCAATCAGTTTAGATGACTAATGACGAATTCAGCTTTCCACTAACCCAGTGCTCACCGCGAACACTGGGTTTGTTTATATCTGGAACGATGCTTTTAATAGAGGGTAATCGCTCATTAAATCTGCTAAACTCTGCGCCCAATTCATTTTCAACCAATGTTAAGAGCACATACCCATGCCTTGGATTCAAATCAAGCTTAATGCGACCAACGAAAATGCCGAACAGATCGGCGACATGTTGATGGAAGAGACTGGCGCTCTTTCTGTCACTTTCCTTGATGCACAAGATACCCCTGTATTTGAGCCTCTGCCGGGTGAGACGCGACTTTGGGGTGATACGGATATCCTAGCTCTATACGACGCTGAAATTGATTCCAGCGCCGTTCTAGCACAAATCAAAGCAAGCAACATGTTCCCTGCTGATTTCGCTCACAAAGTCGAGCAGATCGAAGACAAAGACTGGGAGCGTGAATGGATGGACAACTTCCACCCAATGAAATTCGGTGAGCGCCTATGGATCTGCCCGAGCTGGCGTGACATCCCGGAACCGGACGCAGTAAACGTAATGCTTGACCCAGGTCTTGCATTTGGTACCGGTACACACCCAACAACGGCACTGTGTTTAGAGTGGCTGGAAGGCCTAGATCTATCTGGTAAGACAGTGATCGACTT
It encodes the following:
- the prmA gene encoding 50S ribosomal protein L11 methyltransferase; the protein is MPWIQIKLNATNENAEQIGDMLMEETGALSVTFLDAQDTPVFEPLPGETRLWGDTDILALYDAEIDSSAVLAQIKASNMFPADFAHKVEQIEDKDWEREWMDNFHPMKFGERLWICPSWRDIPEPDAVNVMLDPGLAFGTGTHPTTALCLEWLEGLDLSGKTVIDFGCGSGILAIAAIKLGAAKVIGIDIDPQALLASKDNAERNGVADQLEVFLPQDQPEGLIADVVVANILAGPLRELSGIIKGLVKEDGVLAMSGVLDTQAEDVATYYRDELHIDPIIEQQEWCRISGRKQG